A single region of the Carassius gibelio isolate Cgi1373 ecotype wild population from Czech Republic chromosome A14, carGib1.2-hapl.c, whole genome shotgun sequence genome encodes:
- the LOC128027452 gene encoding neurogenin-1-like: METVFSDMDTSSCDYSFTHTDDEDSRSSLHSASPASFCGKPPASPAELQQKKRRRGRARNDGTVHVVKKNRRMKANDRERNRMHNLNDALDALRSVLPAFPDETKLTKIETLRFAHNYIWALSETIRIADQRQSKPRDPALLLPGLSCMKDAPSPGGDSCSWPSGASSSSSSPSYCNSDPGSPAAMDDFGYLQTDVVYSYHNFVPGVY; encoded by the coding sequence ATGGAGACTGTCTTCTCCGACATGGACACCTCAAGCTGTGACTACTCCTTTACGCACACAGATGATGAGGACTCACGCAGCAGCCTCCACTCCGCGTCCCCCGCGTCCTTCTGCGGCAAGCCACCTGCGTCTCCAGCCGAGCTCCAGCAGAAAAAGAGGCGCAGGGGGCGCGCCAGGAACGACGGCACCGTGCACGTGGTGAAGAAGAACCGCCGGATGAAGGCCAACGACCGCGAGAGGAACAGAATGCACAACCTCAATGACGCCCTGGATGCCTTGAGAAGCGTGCTGCCTGCCTTTCCCGACGAAACGAAGCTGACCAAAATCGAGACTCTGCGCTTCGCTCACAACTACATCTGGGCGCTTTCCGAGACCATCCGGATCGCAGACCAGCGGCAGAGCAAGCCCAGAGACCCTGCCCTGCTGCTGCCAGGACTAAGCTGCATGAAAGATGCGCCCAGTCCCGGAGGGGACTCTTGCTCCTGGCCATCCGGAGCATCCTCCTCGTCTTCATCTCCGTCTTACTGCAATTCAGACCCGGGCAGCCCTGCAGCCATGGACGACTTTGGATACTTACAGACCGATGTAGTTTACAGCTACCACAACTTTGTACCTGGCGTCTATTAA